Genomic window (Allostreptomyces psammosilenae):
AGGCCGGCGGTGCCGCCGGAGGCGGTGGGCGCCGCGCAGGCGTCGGCGATGAGCGCCACCAGGTCGTCGCCGGGGCGGACCTCCCCGATGCCCCGCACGGGCAGCACCTGGTAGCCGTCGCTCCTGGTCGTCTCCGTGCTCATCCCTCGCGCACCTCCCCCGCCAGCTCCAGGGCGCGGCGGGCCATCTCGGCGCTGGCGGCCTGGTCCGTCATCATCAGCGGGACGGCGCGGCAGCGGATGCCGGCGGCCTCCACCCGCGGCACCGCGTCCGCGTCGACGGTGTCCACCAGCCAGCCGTCGAGCAGGCCCGGGCCGTAGTGCTCGGCCACGGCGGCGGCGGTGGTCTCCACGCCGATCGCGGTCAGCATGCGGTCGGCCATGCCGCGGACCGGCGCGCCGCCGACGATCGGGGACAGGCCGACGACCGGGGCGTCGGCCTTCTCGACGGCCTCCCGGATGCCGGGGACGGACAGGATGGTGCCGATGCTGACCACCGGGTTGGACGGCGGCAGCAGGATGACGTCGGACGCCGCGATGGCGGCGAGCACGCCGGGCGCGGGCCGGGAGTCCTCGGCGCCGACGGGCAGCACCGCGTGGGCCGGGACGGCGGCGCGCAGCCGCACCCAGTACTCCTGGAAGTGCACGGCCTTGCGGCGCCCGGAGCCCTCCGGCGCGTCCGGGTCGTCGATCACCACGTGGGTCTCCACGCGGTCGTCGGTCATCGGCAGCAGCGTCACGCCCGGCTGCCAGCGGTCGCACAGGGCCTCGGTGACCGCGCTCAGCGGGTAGCCGGCGCCGATCATCTGGGTGCGCACCAGGTGGGTGGCGACGTCGCGGTCGCCGAGTCCGAACCAGTCGGGGCCGACGCCGTAGGCGGCGAGCTCCTCCTTGACGCTCCAGGTCTCGCCGGCGCGGCCCCAGCCCTGCGCCTCCTCGATGCCGCCGCCCAGGGTGTACATGACGGTGTCGAGGTCGGGGCAGACCTTGAGCCCGAACAGGTGGATGTCGTCGCCGGTGTTGCCGATGACGGTGATCTCGTCACCGGGGCCCACGGCGTCCTTCAGCCCGCGCAGGAACCGGGCGCCGCCGATTCCGCCGGCAAGTGCTGTGATGCGCATGCGCACAGTCTGGCACCAGCCGCGGCCCCGGTTCGGCGGCGTGACCGCCCGCCGCCCCCGGTGGTGGCGGGCCTGCGGTACGGTCCCGGGGGAGTGCGCCGACGGCCCGTCAATCCTCCCGCGGCCTCCCGGGGTCCCACGCGGTCAGCAGGTGCCGACGGCGCCGGCCGCGCGCCCGGGCACCGCGGCGGCGCCGGCCGACCGCGTCCGCGCCCCGTCGCGGACGCCGAACGCCGCGCCGGTGCCCGTCCGGGCGCGGTCGCCGGCGAGGGAGGCGTGCGGGTTCATCTCCGTCAGCCGGGGCCCGTAGACGTGGATGCTGGCGGCCGGCAGCAGCTCGCTGTTGAGCACCTCGTGCACCGTCCCCGGGGCGGCCACGCGCAGCCGGCCGGGGGCCAGCCGCCGGCCGGCGTCCCGTCCCGCCCGCGCCGCGGGCCCGGCAGGGGCGCCGGTGTACTCGGTCAGCACCCCCTGGACCACGGTGAACACGCCGGTGGAGGCGCCGTGGTCGTGCCGGCCGCTGCCCTGCCCGGGCAGCCAGCTCAGCAGCCACGCCTCGTGGCGGGGGCCGGCTTCCAGCCGGGTGTACCAGCGGGTCAGCGGGTCGAAGCGGAGCAGCGGGAGCCAGCGTTCCGGTTCGGCCGCCAGCCGCTCGGCGACGGCGGCCAGGTCGGCGAGGGTGCCGGGGTGCTCGCCCCGGGGGACGGCGCGGTCGGCCAGGGCGAGCGGGTCGCCGGCGATGCTGATGTCGCTGAGCTGGGAGGGGTGCACGAAGGAGAGTCCTTGGGGAGGCGCGCCCGGCGGTGGTCGGGTGCGCGGCACGGGTCCCCCGGCCGTTCCGGGCGCGGACGGGCCTGGCCGCCGGATGACGGACGACGGAAGGGGAGGGCGGGCCCGTTCACGGAATGACGGACCGAGGAGGTTTGGCGAGCGCCGTGGTGGTGAGGCGAGTCAGCAGGCGCGACAACAACAGCCGCGGGTGGGGGCGGCCGGGAGCGGGGCTCGACCGGCGGCCGGAGGAAGCAGCGGCAGCGCGCGGGCCTGCGTGCCGAGCGGCGCGGCGGCGCTCCGGCGGGCAGGCGTGGTACGGGCTGGCATGGGAGGTAGAAGACCGCTTTGAGGGCACTTTGTCAACCGACTCCCGCATGGCGGACCGAGTGCTCGTCAAATCGGGTGAATCAGTCGCTAACGAGTTTTACCGCTGTGCGGAGGGGAAGACGAGGCGCACCGGCTCGTGCTGTGATCGTGCTGTGATCCATCTCGCTCCGCGGCGCCGGCGGGGAACCCCAAGCGCCCCCTGATCGTCGGAACTGACAGACGGTTCCGGCCGGGAGCCGCCGGGAGTCACTGTCGGCGGCCCCGGGGACGAGCCGCGGCGCGAGCGGACCCCTCCACCGAGAACGAAGGCGAATTGGTACGGTTTGCCCAACGGGCGCCACGCTACGGAGTCGTTTGCTCCCACAGAGTGAATGCGGCGCCTTTTAGCACATCGCAGCTTGACTACGCGTCAGCGACGCACTTGTAATTTCAGCCATGTCGTTGAACCGCCACTGGTAACGGCAACATCACGGGGAAGCAAAGAAGGGCAGGAGGCACGCCATGAGCGAGCTCTTTCAACTGGTGCTCGGAGACGAAACCGAAGAGGAGCTCGGCTGGCAGGAACGCGCGCTGTGCGCGCAGACCGACCCCGAGTCCTTCTTCCCCGAGAAGGGCGGCTCCACCCGGGAGGCCAAGAAGGTCTGTCTCGCCTGCGAGGTGCGCGCCGAATGCCTGGAGTACGCACTCGCCAACGACGAGCGGTTCGGCATCTGGGGCGGACTGTCCGAGCGGGAACGCCGCCGGCTGAAGAAGAGCGCCGTCTGAGCCCCCCGACGCCGGCCCGCCGCGCGGAACGCCGCCGATCCACTCCCGCGCGATGCCGCGCACCCCGCGCGGAACACGGCGCCGACCTCGCGGAACACCGCCGCGCCGCGCACCGGGCGACGCCGCCCGCCACGCCCCCGCCGACCAGACCCCGATGGCCGCGGGAGCCCGCACCACCACCACACCCGGCGCACGCGCCGCCCCCACAACGGCGCCACACCGCCCCAAGGCCCCACCTCGCGCATCGGCGTCAGGTGGGGCCTTCCCGTCTACCATCCCCCCGAAACGAACTAGGGTGGCCCAAGGGTCTGCCGAACGACCCCCGTCCGCCGTCCACACGAACCGGGGCCCGCTACCTCGATGTCTGTCTTCAACCAGCCACCGGCATACCCCCGCCACGTGGTCACCGCCGTGCTCGTCTCCCACGACGGCGCCCGCTGGCTGCCGGGGGTGCTCTCCGGCCTCCTCGGACAGGACCGACCCGTACAGCGGATCGTCGCGGTGGACACCGGAAGCACCGACGACTCACCGGCCCTGCTCACCCAGGCCCTCGGACCCGAACACGTCCGCCGCCTGCCCCGTGACGCCTCCTTCGGTGACGCCGTCGACGAAGCCGCGGCCCTCGGACCACTACCCCCGCAGAGCCTGCCCTACGCCACCACCCCCGACGGCGGCACCCCCGTCCAGTGGCTGTGGCTCCTGCACGACGACAGCGAACCCCGCCCCGACGCCCTCCGCCGCCTCCTGCGGGTCGCCGAGCAGAACCCCTCCGCGGCCGTCCTCGGCCCCAAGATCCGCAGCTGGTACGACCGCCGCCAGCTCCTCGAAGTCGGCGTCAGCATCGGCCGCGGCGGACGCCGCTGGACCGGCCTCGACCGCCGCGAACAGGACCAGGGCCAGCACGACCAGGTCCGCCCCGTCCTCGCCGTCGGCAGCGCCGGCATGCTGGTCCGCCGCGACGTGTGGGAACAGCTCGGCGGCTTCGACCCCCGCCTGCCGCTCATGCGCGACGACGTGGACTTCTGCTGGCGCGCCAACAGCGCCGGCCACCTCGTCCTCGTCGCCCCCGACGCCGTGCTCCGCCACGCCGAGGCCGCCTCCCGCGAACGCCGCCCCATCGACGCCGGCGGCACCGCCCGCCCGCACCGCACCGACAAGGCCGGCGCCGCCTACACCCTGCTGGCCAACAGCACCGGCGCCATGCTCCCCTACGTGGCCGTCCGGCTGCTGCTCAGCACCGTGCTGCGCACCATCGTCTACCTCCTCGGCAAGGTCCCCGGACTCGCCGCCGACGAGATGCTCGGCCTCACCTCCGTACTCCTCCGCCCCGGCGCCCTGATCGCCGCCCGCCGCGAACGCGCCCGACTACGCGCCGAGGACGGCTCCGCGCTCACCGGACTCTTCCCCGCCCCCGGCGCCACCGTCCGGCTGACCCTGGAACAACTCCTCGCCCGGTACAGCCGCAACGCCGACGTCGACACCTCCGCCGGCCGCCACGGCGCCGCCGAATCCGGCCCCACCTCCGACGAGGCCGACTTCCTCGAAGTCGACAGCTTCGCCCGGCTCCGCGCCCTCACCCGGCGCCCCGCCCCCCTGCTCTTCCTCGGCCTGCTGCTGGTCACCCTCGTCGCCGCCCGGTCCCTCATCGGAACCGGATCGCTCAGCGGCGGCGCCCTGCTGCCCGCCCCCGAAGGCGCCGCCGACCTGTGGCGCACCTGGACCGCCCAGTGGCACGACGTCGGCATCGGCACCGACACCACCGCACCCCCCTACACCGCGTTCCTCGCCGTGGCCGCCGCCCTCACCCTCGGCAACGCCGAGGCCGCCGTGAACCTGCTGCTGCTCGGCTCCGTCCCACTCGCCGGCCTCGCCGCCTACCTCGCCACCGCCCCCCTCGTCGCCTCCCGCGGCGTGCGCGCCTGGGCCGCCGCCGCCTACGCCACGCTCCCCGCCGCCACCGGCGCCATCGCCGGCGGCCGCATCGGCACCGCCGCGCTGCTCGTCGCCCTCCCCCTGCTCGCCCGCTCCGCGGTGCGACTCACCGGAATGGACGGCGGCGCCACCAGCCCCGGCGAGGACGACGGCCCGCGCTGGCGCGACGCCTGGGCGCTCGGCGTCGGACTCACCGTCGTCACCGCCTTCGCCCCACCCGCCTGGGCGCTCGGCGTCGTGCTGCTGGCCGCCGCCGCCCTCGCCCGGGTCGTCCTCGGCCGGCGCGCCACCGACGGCACCGGCCCCGGCCTCGGCGCCCTGCTGCCCCGACTGGTCGTCGCCCTCGGGCTGCCGCTGCCGCTGCTCGCCCCCTGGTCCATCGGCCTGCTCACCAGCCCCGCCACCCTGCTCACCGCCGAGGCCGGCTCCCCGGTCGCCCCGCCCGCCGGCACCCCCGCCGGCGGCGAGGTCGCCACCGTCACCGACCTGCTGCTGCTGCACCCCGGTGGCAGCACCCCCGTCCCCGCCCTCCTCACCATCGGCCTGCTGCTGGCCGCCCTGGCCGCCCTGCTGCGCACCACCCGACGGCACGCCGTGCTCGCCGGCTGGACCGTCGCCGTGGTCGGCTGGCTGTTCGCCGTCCTCGCCCGCTCCGGCCTGCTCGGCGACGGCACCGCCTGGCCCGGCCCGGCCCTCGCGGTCGCCGGCGCCGGCCTGCTCGCCGCCGCCGCCGTCGGCGCCGACGGCGCCCGGGAACGCGTCGCCGGCGTCAACTTCGGCTGGCGCCAGCCCACCGCCGCGCTCATCGCCGTGCTCGCCGGCCTCGCACCACTGGTCGGCGCCTCCTGGTGGATGGCCGGCGGCGCCGAGGACCCGCTGCGCCGCGCCGCGCCCGAGCAGGTCCCGGCCTTCGTCGCCACCGAGAACACCACGACCGACCGCGCCCGCACCCTGGTGATCACCGCCGACGACGCCGGCCGGGTCGGCTACGCGCTGCTCCGCGACGCCGGCCTCACCCTCGGCGACGCCGAGATCGGCCAGGACGCCACGGGCGGCGACGACCTCGCCGAGGTCGTCGCCAACCTGCTGGCCGGCTCCGACGGCGACGAGGTCACCAGCCTGGCCGGCTACGGCGTCCGCTACATCCTGGTGCGCGCCCCGGTCAGCCCGCAGATCGCCGGCGTCCTGGACAGCACCCCGGAACTCACCCGGCTCAGCCAGGTCAGCGGCAGCGCCCTGTGGCGCAACGACCTCACCACCGGCCGCGTCATCCTGCAGAACCCCGACGGCAGCCGCGAGGTGCTCGCCACCGACAGCGACGGACTCGGCGCGCACACCGACGTCCCCGCCCCCGCCGAACCGCAGGTGGCCCAGGACCCGGAACAGCCCGAGGAGCAGCCCGCGGACCAGCCCCAGGAGCAGGCCCCGCAGGGCGAGGCCGACACCACCGGTCAGCGCTTCGTCCGCCTCGCCGAGGCCGCCGACCCCGGCTGGCGCGCCACCCTCAACGGCGAACCGCTGACCCCGATCACCCTGGACGGCTGGGCCCAGGGCTTCGAACTGCCCACCGACTCCGGCGGCCGGCTGTCCGTCGAGTACGCCGGCTCCCCGGTGGCCACCGCGTGGCGCTGGGCCGCCGCCGTGCTGCTGCTCGTCGCCGTCGTCCTGGCCCTGCCCGGCCGCAGCCGGCGCGCCGACGACGACCTGCCCGACCCGGCCGCCGAGGCCGGCGGCCGGCGCCGCCGCGCCACCCCCGGGACCACCGTCCCCACCCCCGCCACCGCCGCGGTGGCACCGCCCCCCGGACACCCCGGACACCCCGGCGGGCCGAACGGCCCCGGCGCGCCCGGCGGCCCCAGCGGGCCCGAGGGCCCCCCCGGCCCAGGCGGCCTCGGCGGCCCGGGCGGCTTCGGCGGCCCCTCCGGCCCCGGCGGCGACCACCCCGGTGACGGCCACGGCCCGCTGCCCGTCGGCAGCGCCACGGAAGGACGGCAGCAGCAGTGAACCGCACCAGCATCGTGCTCGGCGCCGTGGCGGTCGCCCTCGCCCTGATCGGCGGGCTCGCCTTCGCCACCACCCCCGAGACCGGCCCCACCGGAGAGGGCGGCCAGCAGGTCCCCGTCCGCCGCACCACCGCGCTGTGCCCGCAGGTCTTCCACCAGGAGGACGCCACCACCACCTACACCGCCTTCGCCCCACCCAGCGAGGGCACCGGCGACGAAGGCACCGGCACCCTCTCCGACATGGGCGTCACCGAACCCCGCGCCGAACTCGCCGAACCCGGCACCCCCGCCTCCACCAGCTCCGACAAGGGCGACGCCGCGCCCGTCCTCGGCCAGGGCGAGGGCCGCTTCGCCCCCGGCTTCGCCCTGCAGGAGACCACCAGCGTCTCCGGCGACGACGGCCACCTCGCCGGCAGCGGCTGCGCCGCCCCCGGCTCCTCCTTCTGGTTCGTCGGCGCCGCCACCGTCGACGGCCGCAGCGACTACCTCCACCTCGCCAACGCCGAGACCGAGACCCCCGCCGTCGTCGACGTCGAGCTGTACGGCCCGGACGGGCCGGTCGAGGCCACCGGCGCCCGCAACATCACCGTCACCCCCGGCGCCTCCGTGCCCCTGCTGCTCAGCTCCTTCACCGAGCAGAAGATCGAGGGCCTGGCCGTCCACGTGCAGGTGCGCTCCGGCCGGGTCTCCGCCCAGCTGCACGACGACGGCGGTGCCGACGGCGCCGACTGGCTCCCCCCGGCCGGCGACCCCGCCGGCACCGTGCTCGTTCCCGGCCTGCCCGGTGACGCCACGAAGATCCAGCTCACCGTCGCCACCACCGGGGAACAGGAGGCCGAGCTGGCCGTGCAGATCTCCGGCAAGGGCGGCCTGTTCACCCCCGCCGGCACCGAGCGGATCTCCGTCCCCGCCAACGGCAGCACCACCGTCGACCTGGGCGACATCACCGCGGGCGACGCCTCGGCGATCCTGCTCACCCCCGCCGAGGGCGCCGAAGCCGTCCCCGTCGTCGCCGGCCTGCGCGTGCTGCGCGGCGGCGACGACGGACGGGACAGCGCCTACTCCGCCTCCAGCCCCGCCCTGGGCGAGACCGCCTCCGTCTCCGGCAACATCCCCGGCGCCTCCACCGTCTACCTCACCGCCCCCGGCGAGGCCGCCACGGTGCGGCTGACCGCCTACCCGGACGGCGCCGAACCGGCCACCGCCGAGGTCGAGGTGCCCGCCGGAGCCACCGTGGCCGTCGCCCCGCCCGAGGTGCCCGGCGACGCCACCTTCGGGCTCACCGTGGAACCGCTGTCCGGCGGACCGGTGCACGCCGCCCGCCAGCTCACCGGCGGCGGCGACGAGGCATGGAAGACCACCGTGCAGACCGTGGCCACCCAGCCCACCACCGTGCTGATGCCGCAGACCCGCCCCGATTGGACCGTGGTCCAGGCCGGCTGAGACACCCCCACGGCACCCGGCCGCCCGAGGCGTCAGGCCGCCCGCGGCGCCCGGCCACCCGTGGCGTTCGGCCACCCATGGCGCCCGGCCACCCAAAGCACCCGGCCCCCCCACGGCGGCCGGCCGGGTGGGTGGCCGCCGTGGGGTGGTCCAAGGGGGCAAGGGTGGGAGCGCGAGTTATCCACAGGCCGCGAGAAGGGGGATGCGCACGGTAGCCCCCGAATGGGATCCTGAAAAAGGGGGTCCCCCCAGGCCAATGGTGGGTTCAGGCGCGAACCCCTGGCATGTTCCCGGCACACCACGGGAGTGCCGCCCAGCCCCCAGCCCGGCATCACCCTAGGTCGGCATCACCCCAGCCCGGCATTCACTCCAGGCCGAAACGCGGATCCACGGTCTCCGGCGACATGCCCAGCAACTCGGCCACCTGCTCCACGATCGCGTCGTGCACCAGCGTCGCCCGCTCGTCACCCGGCTTCGCCCGCACCTCCACCGGCCGCCGGAACACCACGATCCGAGCCGGCTGCCCCTTCGACTCCGGCACCAGCTGCGCCAGCGCCACCCGCCCCCCGGACAGCTCGCTCGGCGTCGCGCTCTCCCACGGCACGTCCACCACCTCGAACAGCACCGTCTCCAACTGCGGCCAGCGCGCCGTCAACCGCTCCATCGACTCCCGCACCAGGTCGTCGAACCGCTCCGCCCGGGTCATCGCCACCGGGACGTCGGCGGGCGCCAGCGGGCCGCGCATCCCGCGGCCGTGCCGGTCCCGCCGCCGACCGGCGGGACGAGGGTCGGCGGGGCGCTGCGGTACGGAACTGTCCACAACGCCGAGCGTAGAGGATCGAACGCGCCCACCACAGACCACTTCACGCAAGCGCGCCACCCGCCCGCCACCAGCCGCGCCCAATGTCATACCGGTACGACACGATGACTACTTCCCGGGGGAGTGGTCGCGAGGGACCCGCCAGTGCGGTAACGTCCGGTTCCGTGAGTCCAGTACGTCGCTGTTCGCGCACCGCGTGCGGTCGTCCCGCCGTCGCCACGCTGACGTACGTCTACGCCGACTCCACCGCCGTGCTCGGCCCACTCGCGACCTACGCCGAACCGCACTGCTACGACCTGTGCGCGGAACACTCCGAACGCCTCACCGCCCCCCGCGGCTGGGAGGTCGTCCGGCTGGCCGTCGACCCCGCCACCACCCAGCCCAGCAGCGACGACCTCGAGGCCCTCGCCAACGCCGTCCGCGAGGCCGCCCGCCCCACCGAACGACGCGGCACCGACCGCCGGCTCACCGAACGCGAGGCGGCCGACCGCATGGAGGTCGCCCGCCGCGGCCACCTCAGGGTGCTGCGCCCGCCGGAGAACTGAACCTCCCGCCCCGACCGCCTCCCGCACCCCCACCCGACCTGCCGGTACTGTTCACGAACGGCCCCGGGCACCCGCCCGGCGGCGGCAACGACCGGCTCGGTGGAAGCAGATGGGCGAGAACGTGTCCCGTGACCTCAGCGCAATCGTCAAGGCGTACGACGTGCGGGGCACCGTCCCCGACCAGCTCGACGCCGACCTGGCGCGAGTCTTCGGCGCCGCCTTCGCCACCGTCACCGCCGCCCACGCGGTGACCGTCGGCCACGACATGCGCCCCTCCTCACCCGAACTCGCCCGCGCCTTCGCCGAAGGCGCCGCCGGCCGCGGTGCCGACGTCGTCGAGATCGGCCTGTGCTCCACCGACCAGCTCTACTACGCCAGCGGCAGCCTCGACATGCCCGGCGCCATGTTCACCGCCAGCCACAACCCCGCCCGGTACAACGGCATCAAGCTGTGCCGCGCCGGCGCCGCCCCCATCGGCCAGGACACCGGCCTCGCCGACATCCGCGCCCTCGTCGAGCAGTGGACCAGCGCCCCCGCCGGCATCCCGCCCACCGACCGCCCCGCCGGCACCCTCACCCGCCGCGACACCCTCGGCGACTACGCCACCCACCTGCGCTCCCTCGTCGACCTCAGCGCCATCCGGCCGCTCAAGGTCGTCGTGGACGCCGGCAACGGCATGGGCGGCCACACCGTCCCCGCCGTCCTCGAGGGTCTCCCCCTGGACGTCGTCCCCCTCTACTTCGAACTCGACGGCAGCTTCCCCAACCACGAGGCCAACCCGCTCGACCCGGAGAACCTCCGCGACCTCCAGGCCGAGGTGCGCCGCACCGGCGCCGACATCGGCCTGGCCTTCGACGGCGACGCCGACCGCTGCTTCGTCGTCGACGAGACCGGCGAAGCCGTCTCGCCCTCCGCCATCACCGCGCTCGTCGCCGTCCGCGAGATCGCCCGCGCCCGCGCCGCCGGCGAGGACAAGCCCACCGTCATCCACAACCTCATCACCTCCCGCGGCGTCCCCGAGATCGTGCTGGCCAGCGGCGGGAAGCCCGTGCGCACCCGGGTCGGCCACTCCTTCATCAAGGCCGAGATGGCCCGCACCGGCGCCGTATTCGGCGGCGAACACTCCGCGCACTACTACTTCCGGGACTTCTGGAAGGCCGACACCGGCATGCTGGCCGCCCTCCACGTCCTCGCCGCCCTCGGCGAACAGCCCGAGCCGCTCACCCGACTCGTCGCCGACTACCAGCGCTACGCCTCCTCCGGCGAGATCAACAGCACCGTCGACGACCAGACGGCGCGCACCGCCGCCGTCCGCGCCGCCTACACCGGACGCGACGGCGTCACCTTCGACGAACTCGACGGCCTCACCGTCTCCGGCCCCGACTGGTGGTTCAACCTGCGCCCCTCCAACACCGAACCGCTGCTCCGCCTCAACATCGAGGCGGCCGACGCGGCAGCGGTCGCCGCCATCCGCGAGGAGGTCCTCGCGCTGGTGCGCGACTGACCGCCACGCCACCCGCTCACCCGGACGGCCACACCACCCCGGCGCGGGCCCACCTCCCCCGTCCCACCCCCTCCCACCCCGGGCCGGCCGGGGCGGGCCCGCGCCGCGGCACCGCCCCGCTCCGCCACCTCACGCCACCGCCCCGCGGCCCAAGATCCTCCCGTACGCTGACCACATGAACCTCGCACCCACCCTGCTCGACATCCTCGCCTGCCCGGCCTGCCACGCCCCCCTGCGCGCCGACGACGCCGCCGACGAGCTGGTGTGCACCGGCGACGACTGCGGCCTGGCCTACCCGGTACGCGACGACATCCCCGTCCTGCTGGTCGACGAGGCCCGCAGCACCCGCTGACCGCGGCACCCGCCGACCCAGCCCTCCCGAGAGCACCGCACCCCGAGCCGGCCCCCGCCGAGCACCCGGCCGCGCCACCCGCCAAGCCCCTGACGGGAGCACCGATGGTTTTCGACGAAATGCTCCTCGACGACGGCGAGGCCATGCGCCGCTCCGGAGCCGCCGACCGGCTGCGCGCCATAGCGGGAGCCGGCGCCCGACTCCGGGCCGCCGTCCGCGCCGCCGAGGAGGGCGGCCTTGCCGCCCTCCGACCGGAAGGCCGCCCCACCACCGTGCTGGTCGCCGGCGACGTCCCCGCCGCCCGCACCGTCGCCGACACCCTCGCCGCCCTCGCCACGCCCTCGCTCCAGGTCCTCCACCTCGAACCCGAGCCCGCCGCGCCGCCCCACCCGCCCACCGAACCCCGGTGGACGCTCCCCGGCTGGGCCGGCGCGATGCAACTCCTGCTCGTGCTCTCCCCCCACGGCGACAGCGACGGCCTGCACGCGCTCGTCGACCGCGCCTACGCCCGAGGCTGCGCCACCGTGGCCGTCACCCGCCCCGGCACCGACCTCGCCCGAGCCGTCGAGTGGGCCCGCGGACTGACCCTGCCGTTCGTCCCCCAGCCGGGCGAACCGGCACCCGGGACGAACGACCAGCACGCGGACACTGCGGACGCCACGACCGCCGCAGCCGCCGACCCGGCGGCCGGCACCGACCTGTGGGCCCTGCTGGGCCCCGCGCTCGCCCTCGCCCACCGCGTCGGCGTCCTCGCCGCGCCCCCGGAGGCGCTGGACGGCGCCGCGGCCCGCCTCGACGAGATCGCCACCCGCTGCCGCCCCGACGCGGCCACCTGGGACAACCCCGCCAAGACGCTCGCCGTCGAGCTGGCCGGCTCCGTGCCCCTGCTGTGGGCCGCCGGCCCGGCCGCGGTCCCGGCCGCCCACCGCCTGGC
Coding sequences:
- a CDS encoding Trm112 family protein, encoding MNLAPTLLDILACPACHAPLRADDAADELVCTGDDCGLAYPVRDDIPVLLVDEARSTR
- a CDS encoding SIS domain-containing protein; this translates as MVFDEMLLDDGEAMRRSGAADRLRAIAGAGARLRAAVRAAEEGGLAALRPEGRPTTVLVAGDVPAARTVADTLAALATPSLQVLHLEPEPAAPPHPPTEPRWTLPGWAGAMQLLLVLSPHGDSDGLHALVDRAYARGCATVAVTRPGTDLARAVEWARGLTLPFVPQPGEPAPGTNDQHADTADATTAAAADPAAGTDLWALLGPALALAHRVGVLAAPPEALDGAAARLDEIATRCRPDAATWDNPAKTLAVELAGSVPLLWAAGPAAVPAAHRLATLLADQAAIPALAARLPEALTAHRGLLHGPRAARTGASGGAAAAADAEADFFRDRVTEPDRPAPHVVLLDPAGETATEEDAPNAIGPLARRHAEAAGAPIDVLTAAPGHPLERLAELLALAEFTATYAGIGTGS